The Topomyia yanbarensis strain Yona2022 chromosome 3, ASM3024719v1, whole genome shotgun sequence nucleotide sequence NNNNNNNNNNNNNNNNNNNNNNNNNNNNNNNNNNNNNNNNNNNNNNNNNNNNNNNNNNNNNNNNNNNNNNNNNNNNNNNNNNNNNNNNNNNNNNNNNNNNNNNNNNNNNNNNNNNNNNNNNNNNNNNNNNNNNNNNNNNNNNNNNNNNNNNNNNNNNNNNNNNNNNNNNNNNNNNNNNNNNNNNNNNNNNNNNNNNNNNNNNNNNNNNNNNNNNNNNNNNNNNNNNNNNNNNNNNNNNNNNNNNNNNNNNNNNNNNNNNNNNNNNNNNNNNNNNNNNNNNNNNNNNNNNNNNNNNNNNNNNNNNNNNNNNNNNNNNNNNNNNNNNNNNNNNNNNNNNNNNNNNNNNNNNNNNNNNNNNNNNNNNNNNNaatcaaatcaatcaaatcaatcaaatcaatcaaatcaatcaaatcaatcaaatcaatcaaatcaatcaaatcaatcaaatcaatcaaatcaatcaaatcaatcaaatcaatcaaatcaatcaaatcaatcaaatcaatcaaatcaatcaaatcaatcaaatcaatcaaatcaatcaaatcaatcaaatcaatcaaatcaatcaaatcaatcaaatcaatcaaatcaatcaaatcaatcaaatcaatcaaatcaatcaaatcaatcaaatcaatcaaatcaatcaaatcaatcaaatcaatcaaatcaatcaaatcaatcaaatcaatcaaatcaatcaaatcaatcaaatcaatcaaatcaatcaaatcaatcaaatcaatcaaatcaatcaaatcaatcaaatcaatcaaatcaatcaaatcaatcaaatcaatcaaatcaatcaaatcaatcaaatcaatcaaatcaatcaaatcaatcaaatcaatcaaatcaatcaaatcaatcaaatcaatcaaatcaatcaaatcaatcaaatcaatcaaatcaatcaaatcaatcaaatcaatcaaatcaatcaaatcaatcaaatcaatcaaatcaatcaaatcaatcaaatcaatcaaatcaatcaaatcaatcaaatcaatcaaatcaatcaaatcaatcaaatcaatcaaatcaatcaaatcaatcaaatcaatcaaatcaatcaaatcaatcaaatcaatcaaatcaatcaaatcaatcaaatcaatcaaatcaatcaaatcaatcaaatcaatcaaatcaatcaaatcaatcaaatcaatcaaatcaatcaaatcaatcaaatcaatcaaatcaatcaaatcaatcaaatcaatcaaatcaatcaaatcaatcaaatcaatcaaatcaatcaaatcaatcaaatcaatcaaatcaatcaaatcaatcaaatcaatcaaatcaatcaaatcaatcaaatcaatcaaatcaatcaaatcaatcaaatcaatcaaatcaatcaaatcaatcaaatcaatcaaatcaatcaaatcaatcaaatcaatcaaatcaatcaaatcaatcaaatcaatcaaatcaatcaaatcaatcaaatcaatcaaatcaatcaaatcaatcaaatcaatcaaatcaatcaaatcaatcaaatcaatcaaatcaatcaaatcaatcaaatcaatcaaatcaatcaaatcaatcaaatcaatcaaatcaatcaaatcaatcaaatcaatcaaatcaatcaaatcaatcaaatcaatcaaatcaatcaaatcaatcaaatcaatcaaatcaatcaaatcaatcaaatcaatcaaatcaatcaaatcaatcaaatcaatcaaatcaatcaaatcaatcaaatcaatcaaatcaatcaaatcaatcaaatcaatcaaatcaatcaaatcaatcaaatcaatcaaatcaatcaaatcaatcaaatcaatcaaatcaatcaaatcaatcaaatcaatcaaatcaatcaaatcaatcaaatcaatcaaatcaatcaaatcaatcaaatcaatcaaatcaatcaaatcaatcaaatcaatcaaatcaatcaaatcaatcaaatcaatcaaatcaatcaaatcaatcaaatcaatcaaatcaatcaaatcaatcaaatcaatcaaatcaatcaaatcaatcaaatcaatcaaatcaatcaaatcaatcaaatcaatcaaatcaatcaaatcaatcaaatcaatcaaatcaatcaaatcaatcaaatcaatcaaatcaatcaaatcaatcaaatcaatcaaatcaatcaaatcaatcaaatcaatcaaatcaatcaaatcaatcaaatcaatcaaatcaatcaaatcaatcaaatcaatcaaatcaatcaaatcaatcaaatcaatcaaatcaatcaaatcaatcaaatcaatcaaatcaatcaaatcaatcaaatcaatcaaatcaatcaaatcaatcaaatcaatcaaatcaatcaaatcaatcaaatcaatcaaatcaatcaaatcaatcaaatcaatcaaatcaatcaaatcaatcaaatcaatcaaatcaatcaaatcaatcaaatcaatcaaatcaatcaaatcaatcaaatcaatcaaatcaatcaaatcaatcaaatcaatcaaatcaatcaaatcaatcaaatcaatcaaatcaatcaaatcaatcaaatcaatcaaatcaatcaaatcaatcaaatcaatcaaatcaatcaaatcaatcaaatcaatcaaatcaatcaaatcaatcaaatcaatcaaatcaatcaaatcaatcaaatcaatcaaatcaatcaaatcaatcaaatcaatcaaatcaatcaaatcaatcaaatcaatcaaatcaatcaaatcaatcaaatcaatcaaatcaatcaaatcaatcaaatcaatcaaatcaatcaaatcaatcaaatcaatcaaatcaatcaaatcaatcaaatcaatcaaatcaatcaaatcaatcaaatcaatcaaatcaatcaaatcaatcaaatcaatcaaatcaatcaaatcaatcaaatcaatcaaatcaatcaaatcaatcaaatcaatcaaatcaatcaaatcaatcaaatcaatcaaatcaatcaaatcaatcaaatcaatcaaatcaatcaaatcaatcaaatcaatcaaatcaatcaaatcaatcaaatcaatcaaatcaatcaaatcaatcaaatcaatcaaatcaatcaaatcaatcaaatcaatcaaatcaatcaaatcaatcaaatcaatcaaatcaatcaaatcaatcaaatcaatcaaatcaatcaaatcaatcaaatcaatcaaatcaatcaaatcaatcaaatcaatcaaatcaatcaaatcaatcaaatcaatcaaatcaatcaaatcaatcaaatcaatcaaatcaatcaaatcaatcaaatcaatcaaatcaatcaaatcaatcaaatcaatcaaatcaatcaaatcaatcaaatcaatcaaatcaatcaaatcaatcaaatcaatcaaatcaatcaaatcaatcaaatcaatcaaatcaatcaaatcaatcaaatcaatcaaatcaatcaaatcaatcaaatcaatcaaatcaatcaaatcaatcaaatcaatcaaatcaatcaaatcaatcaaatcaatcaaatcaatcaaatcaatcaaatcaatcaaatcaatcaaatcaatcaaatcaatcaaatcaatcaaatcaatcaaatcaatcaaatcaatcaaatcaatcaaatcaatcaaatcaatcaaatcaatcaaatcaatcaaatcaatcaaatcaatcaaatcaatcaaatcaatcaaatcaatcaaatcaatcaaatcaatcaaatcaatcaaatcaatcaaatcaatcaaatcaatcaaatcaatcaaatcaatcaaatcaatcaaatcaatcaaatcaatcaaatcaatcaaatcaatcaaatcaatcaaatcaatcaaatcaatcaaatcaatcaaatcaatcaaatcaatcaaatcaatcaaatcaatcaaatcaatcaaatcaatcaaatcaatcaaatcaatcaaatcaatcaaatcaatcaaatcaatcaaatcaatcaaatcaatcaaatcaatcaaatcaatcaaatcaatcaaatcaatcaaatcaatcaaatcaatcaaatcaatcaaatcaatcaaatcaatcaaatcaatcaaatcaatcaaatcaatcaaatcaatcaaatcaatcaaatcaatcaaatcaatcaaatcaatcaaatcaatcaaatcaatcaaatcaatcaaatcaatcaaatcaatcaaatcaatcaaatcaatcaaatcaatcaaatcaatcaaatcaatcaaatcaatcaaatcaatcaaatcaatcaaatcaatcaaatcaatcaaatcaatcaaatcaatcaaatcaatcaaatcaatcaaatcaatcaaatcaatcaaatcaatcaaatcaatcaaatcaatcaaatcaatcaaatcaatcaaatcaatcaaatcaatcaaatcaatcaaatcaatcaaatcaatcaaatcaatcaaatcaatcaaatcaatcaaatcaatcaaatcaatcaaatcaatcaaatcaatcaaatcaatcaaatcaatcaaatcaatcaaatcaatcaaatcaatcaaatcaatcaaatcaatcaaatcaatcaaatcaatcaaatcaatcaaatcaatcaaatcaatcaaatcaatcaaatcaatcaaatcaatcaaatcaatcaaatcaatcaaatcaatcaaatcaatcaaatcaatcaaatcaatcaaatcaatcaaatcaatcaaatcaatcaaatcaatcaaatcaatcaaatcaatcaaatcaatcaaatcaatcaaatcaatcaaatcaatcaaatcaatcaaatcaatcaaatcaatcaaatcaatcaaatcaatcaaatcaatcaaatcaatcaaatcaatcaaatcaatcaaatcaatcaaatcaatcaaatcaatcaaatcaatcaaatcaatcaaatcaatcaaatcaatcaaatcaatcaaatcaatcaaatcaatcaaatcaatcaaatcaatcaaatcaatcaaatcaatcaaatcaatcaaatcaatcaaatcaatcaaatcaatcaaatcaatcaaatcaatcaaatcaatcaaatcaatcaaatcaatcaaatcaatcaaatcaatcaaatcaatcaaatcaatcaaatcaatcaaatcaatcaaatcaatcaaatcaatcaaatcaatcaaatcaatcaaatcaatcaaatcaatcaaatcaatcaaatcaatcaaatcaatcaaatcaatcaaatcaatcaaatcaatcaaatcaatcaaatcaatcaaatcaatcaaatcaatcaaatcaatcaaatcaatcaaatcaatcaaatcaatcaaatcaatcaaatcaatcaaatcaatcaaatcaatcaaatcaatcaaatcaatcaaatcaatcaaatcaatcaaatcaatcaaatcaatcaaatcaatcaaatcaatcaaatcaatcaaatcaatcaaatcaatcaaatcaatcaaatcaatcaaatcaatcaaatcaatcaaatcaatcaaatcaatcaaatcaatcaaatcaatcaaatcaatcaaatcaatcaaatcaatcaaatcaatcaaatcaatcaaatcaatcaaatcaatcaaatcaatcaaatcaatcaaatcaatcaaatcaatcaaatcaatcaaatcaatcaaatcaatcaaatcaatcaaatcaatcaaatcaatcaaatcaatcaaatcaatcaaatcaatcaaatcaatcaaatcaatcaaatcaatcaaatcaatcaaatcaatcaaatcaatcaaatcaatcaaatcaatcaaatcaatcaaatcaatcaaatcaatcaaatcaatcaaatcaatcaaatcaatcaaatcaatcaaatcaatcaaatcaatcaaatcaatcaaatcaatcaaatcaatcaaatcaatcaaatcaatcaaatcaatcaaatcaatcaaatcaatcaaatcaatcaaatcaatcaaatcaatcaaatcaatcaaatcaatcaaatcaatcaaatcaatcaaatcaatcaaatcaatcaaatcaatcaaatcaatcaaatcaatcaaatcaatcaaatcaatcaaatcaatcaaatcaatcaaatcaatcaaatcaatcaaatcaatcaaatcaatcaaatcaatcaaatcaatcaaatcaatcaaatcaatcaaatcaatcaaatcaatcaaatcaatcaaatcaatcaaatcaatcaaatcaatcaaatcaatcaaatcaatcaaatcaatcaaatcaatcaaatcaatcaaatcaatgacCTTGGTCATTCAAGCGGTGCGAAACAATTGGAGCTCGATCGAGAAACACACAACAATAAAAGATGAAGATACCTCCATCAGCCTCATTGATTTCAATCTCTCCTCCAGTTATTTCGCATTCCGCGGAGCATTCTATCGGCAAAAATCGGGAACAGCTATGGGAAACCCATTATCCCCAGCCTTAGCAGATCTAGTAATGGAAACGTTGCTAGATCATGTGTTAGAAACGATCGATATACCCATTCCCTTTTTAAGAAAGTATGTGGATGACCTGGTCACTGCTCTCCCAGCTGACAAAATTCAACACGTGCAAAGCGCCCTGAATGCATACAATCCACACATTCAGTTTACGTGCGAGATTGAGAGCAACAACCGTTTGCCTTATCTGGACatggtcctaataagaacgaacgaacaaaaaattcaaaccgACTGGTACAGAAAACCAGTAGCATCGGGACGAATCTTAAATTACCTCTCTTTCCAACCACTCACACAAAAACTTAACACTGCCATGGGGTTCATTGCGAGAGTATTTCGGCTGTCTACTTGCAAATCTGAAATCGAAAAGAAGCAGATGGTACGAGAATATTTACGCAATAATAATTACCCCAGCGGCCTGATAAACAGATTAATAAACCGAATCATCAACCAGCAAGTGAGTGCTGAGAGTGAGCGCATCCCCGAgagcgaaaaaatggaatttcgatcgCTCCACCATGTAGATGGTCTCACGCCTGCCCTCTCTAAAATCATTCAAAGAAACCACAAAAATGTTTCCTTAAGCtttaaatgtacaaaaaccatttcttctctattcacaaaattaaaagatCCAACATCAGAACAATCTAAGCGGAATGTGATCTATCGCATTCCGTGTTCAGATTGTGAGAGCTCATACGTTGGTTTAACAACTCAGCAACTCAAACAACGACTAGCTGGCCACCGCTCGCTTATAAAACGATACAACGATTTCAAATCGTCAAACTGTGAGCGGGAGACAGGAAACGCAGATGAGTTCAAAAAGACGGCGCTAATGGTTCACATGATCGAAAAGGAGCACAGTTTTGATTTGTCAAGAACCAAAATTCTTGATCATGACAATAGACTGCCGGCCCTTCAAATTCTAGAAATGTGCCATATTTTCAGTGACGGTTCGACGATAAATTTCAGGACCGACACAAATAATTTGAACGCAGCATACTCTGGTGTGTTGCATTCTCTCTCGCATTAAGCATAACCATTACTTGCTCTTTCTCTCATTGTTTCTCTCGCTCTGCGGATTCATCCCATCTGTCAAATTTTCGTTTCTACTACCATCTGTTCCGTACCAAGACGATAATTACACATACTTTTGCTCTATTGAAACATTTCATTGCTCAGTCTGCTAGTGATGTGCGCGGGGTTCCTTTATGTAAGCTTTCcgataaattaaatatttccgtttaaaattaatttcaaccaaacttaatAATATTACAGTGTAGAGTAGCGTGTTGCGTTTTGAGATTCAATGTTCAAAATCACTTGACTATGATATTATTGTAACCGTTGTAAGTAATTCTGTACTGATTGTAAATCTGTGATTGTTATATGTCATCAAGTTGTTAATTGTagttttgccctgaagatgaaggcgtagaccttcgaaacgtaggcgatagaccaaataaaataatattggctaaaaccgtgaccaaaagccatctccatctgttgaaaacaaagtggtcgttcttCCAGTTAGCGAAaataactcttattagataatcagcagtcaaacatgatgaagtcagtgtgcattcgccaaaatcatcgtcacaacgcaacaacGGAAATAACTCAGTTTGCATTCCTGTTTTCACACTACTTTTTAAAGTCTAATTTTAATAAAGGCCCCTCTTACTATGAAGTCATTATACATGTGCAATTCCAACTATCTACAAGAATAGCACTCGacgcaagaaaaaaataaagacacACGCAAATACCTTTTGTATaagattccgcattttattcaaacgatcgccgggtgaAATCaacaccgacacgatagaaaccatgAAAAAATTCGTCACGTGAttgaatattcttaaaaattatAAGCGGTGCTcctatagccggctatccggagttcaagttgcttattttgctaatcgcatcaatacaacaaatgacaaatttcccaaattctcggcagccggctgtctAGAACAATTATTACAttataacgctattggcacacttactaacaactcacCCTTTCCCGTGACACATGTGgggatgcagaggattcctcggtctctagcaacaacatgtatcggactaacattccttcctttcccagaagatctgcattcggacgtggccggcgtcggtattgatcagcatgcagggatcaatatagattgtacaatgtggctcatcatggtattcccaagcatgttgttctaatgaacattttgcaacctaatttggttctggtcaataacggagtagcaactacggacgctctcttatgcttatgctaatCCACTCACAAATCCCGGAAACTTCAACGAGAAAACACGATGACacacaggcccgtagccaggattttgtttcgggaggggcttaaaacttgttgcataaatgtgttaattctggtgacttgagatagtcgctggaaactgaatgtaaattttaaaagttcttagtgaaaacagttccaaaactaagGCAACAGACAATATGTTATCTGATACAAtaaaggctatagtacatcgacgaactattgcttttgaatttgatttttattattaatttacaagttcaccgttggaatttgcaaaagTCGTCAACTTGGAGCAAAAGAattgaagctgtccagcgcagatacgatatgcgttacgttaattgccttggaacgataCGCTGACCCTCCACAATACaaagaccgttgtcgattattaggactacacaccttagaagatcgtagacaccCGTTGCAAGCTACCTTCTGGCTGATTATGATGTTCCcgattttctatcaaattaacCTCTACACATCAACCCGTGTCCTTCATTCTCGATGACCTGTCGCTTTAACGATTATAGCGACTTCTTCGACTttctttttagtttagttcattaaggCACAGTTTCAGTTGGACTTCAATTATttgaatacaaatacaaatacaaatacaagagaatgtcgaaattcgttaCAAATCTTCTGATCTGCAGGCGATTTATAGATCCGGAGAATCGGTTCAATTCCTATTTAACTCGAATTTATAATATTTTCGGCGATATCATCAGACAAGTGAgaacaactaattatttatctattCAGTATTCAGATTTTGTAACAGaacctattttttatgaaatccgGCTGATTTTTCTAGCTAGACAATTCTTCTACTAGATCCTTGAGACTACGGCATCAAGCACACCAGTAATTTTGCTTGTTAACATGTAAAGTGTGTCCAAAAAACAACTGATTTCTCTACGAATAATAAATAAGGAAATTTAACTCTATTGACttacaatcttgcaaaaccttTGGAACGCGACAatattacctagattaagcaaaTACTATATTTAAACCGTGTGCTtataggttttatttcggaattcatggattTTTGACGATACAAAAGATATGTTACAATTAATTAATCTACTAAACTAACCGGAATTTTATCCACTAACggactgttcactaatcgaaaagAAGTCCCTTTGTACTGATTACTGTTATCTTCTAATTTatgtaaattttgttaaatgcgaCAT carries:
- the LOC131687518 gene encoding uncharacterized protein LOC131687518, which gives rise to MTLVIQAVRNNWSSIEKHTTIKDEDTSISLIDFNLSSSYFAFRGAFYRQKSGTAMGNPLSPALADLVMETLLDHVLETIDIPIPFLRKYVDDLVTALPADKIQHVQSALNAYNPHIQFTCEIESNNRLPYLDMVLIRTNEQKIQTDWYRKPVASGRILNYLSFQPLTQKLNTAMGFIARVFRLSTCKSEIEKKQMVREYLRNNNYPSGLINRLINRIINQQVSAESERIPESEKMEFRSLHHVDGLTPALSKIIQRNHKNVSLSFKCTKTISSLFTKLKDPTSEQSKRNVIYRIPCSDCESSYVGLTTQQLKQRLAGHRSLIKRYNDFKSSNCERETGNADEFKKTALMVHMIEKEHSFDLSRTKILDHDNRLPALQILEMCHIFSDGSTINFRTDTNNLNAAYSGVLHSLSH